In Brassica napus cultivar Da-Ae chromosome A3, Da-Ae, whole genome shotgun sequence, the sequence ATGAATTTCGGTAGGTGAATTGGAGTTGAGGGATAGGGATAAACCCTAGATTATTCAATTGTTCTTGATAAATTGTAGTAAAACTGAATAACTGGGTACAACTGGTAGAATTAGGAAAACAGGAAAAATTCGAATAACTGGTAAAACTGTAGCAGGATAATAGTAGGGGAAATTGTAGTGAGTTTCTTTTGTTTGGTTCCTTTTGGCAGGACACAATGAGCAATCACGTCAGAGATATACCTGGTAGTCCGAAAGAGAGCTACAAGATGTTGTATAGCTATTTGTACATGTTAGAGCAAGTGAATCCGGGGACAAAAACCTGTTTGAAATTGGATGATAGAAGTAAATTTGAGTACCTTTTCATAGCTTTGGGAGCTTGCATTGAAGGGTTTGCAGTTATGAGGAAGGTGATAGCTGTGGAGGGGATACGTCTGAAGAACGGTGGTGTTTTAGTTTTCGCGAAAGCTCAGGATCCTAATGGTCAGAGTTATCCACTTGCGTTTGCAGTAGTAGATGGTGAGAATCTTGCTAGTTGGACTTGGTTTTTCGAGATGCTTAAAAGTGTTATACCAGACTCTTCTGAACTGGTTTTCATTAGTACTCTTCATCAGAGCTTGATTTTCGCCATAGGAAACGTATTTCCACAGGCTCACCATGGTCATTGTTTATGGCATTTGAAGGAAAAGGTGAAATTACATGCTTGTAACGTCAACAAGAATATAGTCGGGCAAAAACTTATGGAGTTGGGCAGATATTACACGGTTGATGACTTCAATTCTGCTTACGACTCATTTAAGATAAGATGTCCAGCTGCGTACAAGTATGTGGAGGAATGTGGTATTGAAAAGGACAAATGGGCAAGGGTTTTTTTCCCACGTGATAGGTACAACTTGGATACAAGCAACACTCTGGGATCAATGAAGAACGTGTTTAAAGAGGCAACAAGGTGGGCCTTAATACCAATGCTGGATTGTATCATTAGGAAATTCTCTGATTGGTTCACTCAACGGAAGGATGTTGTTTCTAGATCAATGAATACAAGACTGGTGCCTCGGGTTGAGAACTACTTGCACGATCTATGGGCTGTTGCACATAAGTTACCTGTGCGGGAACTTGATAGTTACGAGCTTAAGTACGAGATCACTGACACTGCAGGAAAGGTGTTTTGGGCGACCTTGGTTGGAAAAACTTGTACTTGCAAGGTGTGGGACTATGAAAAGTTCCCTTGTCTGCATGGACTGGCAGCTTATATCTATTTCGCTAGGAATGTTGATGGCAGGCGCCTTGATATCCATGAGTTGTGCTCAAAATACTACTGGACGGAAATGTGGCATTTGGCGTATTCCAGAACACTTAATGTTGTGCCCGACATGGCTTCTTGGAATGTACCAGATCAGATCAAGGAGGTGAAGATCATACCTCCATATCGCATCAAGCGGCAAGGAAGGAAAAGAGTTTAAATTTGGATGAATTTGGAGTAATGCATATTTCGAGTAATGCATTTGGGTACTTGATTTTGTGGCTCTTGAACTTTGTTTCATTTCGTGTTGTATCGTGTTGTATGACTTGGAAAACTGCGTAAACTTGAAATctactttgttttgtaatgaCATTAGTATTATCTATATCAAAACTCGAATCTCATAGTTTTTTCTCTATCAAAACCTGAATATcattgttttatatttgttttcgcAACtctaacatatatttataataaaactcGGTTatcaatttctgaaatttaGGAAAAAAACTCTCATGTATCCCTTACGAGACCTTGTAATTCCAATAACACTTTGTTGGCCAAAGACATCTTACAAACGAAACTTTCGAGTTATATCTATTCGCTAAATATAATTGCACggaactatatatataacaatttaaaCTAGTAATATTGAAGGTAAAACTAGATAAccaattttaatagattagtaACACTAAATAAATTAGAAACCGACAAAAATATAACTATGACCAAAGTTGGGAATACTAGTATCTTGGGTATAACtatgaacaaattttttttgggcAATTATCTCAACCACACAAATTTACTCCCCTCCCAAAGCCTTTCAAGTACTTTCAGTTTGACTTTTTATAATGGAATCTGAATTTGAATTGGGTTTGAATTTTGACCTTATTGCAGCTTGGAAATGAATGCAATTACTTCTCTTGGTTCGATGAAGAGGTTGGTACAGAATGGCAAAGGAGAGCATTGCTTCAAGCCCGTGATGAAATCCAGGAGAAGGATAAAGTGATTGAGCAATTACAGAAGACCATTTCTGAAATGAAAAGTcacttggagaagaagaagacagggAAGGGCGGGGGCGGGAATGAcgaaaatgaagaagatgacATTGTTAGGAAGTTTGAAGAATTGTATGCTTAGTTTAAGTGTGGTGTTGAAGAATTAGTTTTCCTAGTATTTCTAGTTTTCCTAGTTTTCATTAAGTTCTACAAGTTCTCCTAGTTGTCCTAGTTTTCATTAAGTTATCCTACTTTTCTTAGTTTTCCTTAAGAGGCACAttcaaaaaataatcataacTTCCATGATAACAAGATTGCAACATCCATGATAACAAGAACAAGTTCCATCCAACATACCTAATAAGTCAATAGGTTTCCAACATCcacacaacaacaaaataatgGGTCCAACTTCCCACAAAATACATAACCGAGTTTACAAAATACATAACCGAGTTCTTCACTCCCTGCTTCCTTGCCCTTCATCCATAGCTTTCTTCATAAACGCCTCAAACGGAACCACCATCCTTTCCTCAAACTTGTCCATTGTCTTCTTAACTCTCTTTAGCTGAGTGCCAAACATTTTCACTTGTTTGATCAACTcctccatcatcttcttctggctTGCGCCTCCTTCCTCTCCACCTTCTTCGTCATCCTGATCTTCGTCGACAGCCTCTTGTGCATTTGGATCACGCGCAGCAACGTCTACATCATACATCTCTTCAAAAAAGACTGAATGTCCTTCCGCAAGACGCTTTATCCAACTGTCAACAGAAATATCATCGACATCAACGTCGTCCTCCTCTTCAGTCATCTCTTCCAAAAGAGCTACTTCTTCTTCTGTCTTGGTAGGAAGGATGCTGTGGATATCCCGTGACTgataccaaaaaattaaaaccaaaaaataatctTATGTTAGTATAATGCTACAACATTTTCAAAGTTTGTAGGGGAAGAAACATACCGTTATTTTGTCCAGTTTGTCCAGTTCCCGATTCAATTTTGAaagtgaaaaccctttcatccCTGCTGATTTAAAGACTGATCTGCACATCCTAGGACAGTCTACATCGACGTCTTCAACCTCTTTTCTGAACTTCAATCCCAACTTGGGAATTGCCTCAAAAGCAAGCAACTACATACCAATCATGTACAAACACTTAACacaataaaattaacaaatgaTAAGGTGATTATCTTCAATTGCTTACCTCCAGTGGCAGACAGAAACCTGGAAGTGGCCATAAAGTCTTCTCTCTAACCCGGCCTCCAAAATGATCTATGGTGTGCGATATCTCCTTAACCATGTAATCAAACGAGTACCTCCCCCATGGAAAGTTTTCGCAGAACTCGAGATCGTCCACAGCTCTTTGGAAGAATTCCAAAACATCTCTGGCGCCTTTTCCTACTTTCGTTTGCGCACAGATAACACTTCCTAAAAAGAACAAAACCATCATCTTCAGCCGGTCTCTGTGTTCTCCCATAGCCAACAGCTTCGCTTTGACATCCTCAAGCCTTATTGATTCTCCCTTCTTGAAATGGCGCTTCACGAACTTTCTATCACCAAACTCCTTATACCCAAGTGGATAGTTGCGGCAGCTAAGACCTGAGATCAAAGCGTGTTCTCTCAGGCCATAGCGGATGGGAACACCATTCACAATGAACCACACTTCCTTCCTCTTCGAGCTATCCACTGTCCGCAATAGCAACATCCACATTCCTTGGACCATGTGGTTTGAGTCTTTCTCCAGGTGGAACACGTGACAGAATTGTGGATGCTTCTCAAACCACTTCCTCTCAGTATCACTCATCGGCGGTTCCAGATTGTCAAATGTAACCATAACGTCTTTGACGAAACATTTGGTCGCTAGctttatttgtttcttgtacTCCGACTCATAGAAGTACATCCTCAACGGTTTGATTGCCTCGGTTGCCTCTAATTCCTGCAAGTAACATTGTGTTCTACATCAGTTATGCAAGTACTAAAACATAGTTCTCCTAAGTTATCCGAGCCTTTCCTAGTATATCTAGTTAAACCCTATTCAAGTTCCACACTTATTACCTCTTCTCCTTGCCCGAGAACCCcttcaccatcaccatcaacaTTTCCTAATTCCGCTTCCAATGGGGGTTCTCCTTGTTCttgattttcattttcattttgacCTCTGTTCTCTTCGGGAGTCCCGTTCTCTTCTTCTCCGGTGTCTTCCTCCTCTTGgattttttcttcatctttgttCTCTACTTCTTCATCGCTatttccttcttcctcttcatctttgTCTCCATTTTCGTCTTTCTCTTCTTGAGATTCATCGCTatttccttcttcctcttcatctttgTCTCCATTTTCGTCTTTCTCTTCTTGAGATTCATCgctattttcttcttcctcttcatcttcgtctccattttcttcttccctttctttctccttctccgattcttctttctctttctcccgATCTTCTACATCCTTAGCCGGTTCTTCTACTTCATTCTCCTCCGCAACTCCCACGGTTCCAACAAAATCAACCGCCGGTGATTCCTCATCCGTCGTTTTTCTCTTCTTGGAACTCTTCTTCGGTTTGTTCTTCTTCGAGTTCTTCGAGGTCCCGCTCTTTTGCGGAGGAGGAGCCGTTGGAGGAGGCCTATCCTTTCTCTTACCCAGCCTAGTTTCAACCATGATTCACACGTTTTCGGTGAATAATCGAAGGGAAATCGAAGGAATCGAAGGGGAGTGGGATGTTCTAGGGTTACGTTTTCGAATTTGGGGGAAACCGTTGAGAGAGAGGGGATCCCGAGAGAGAGGGGAAATGGAAATAAAGGGGAGACTTGGTTTAAATCGAAATTGAGTGGTTATTTGGATTCGGGTTCGAGATGGTTAAAATCGAGATTGGATCGGAGGGTTTAAGTTGGATTGGGAACGGTTAAGTCTAATTTATGATCTTTGGTTCGTATTTCAATTCGATTCGGTTTTCTCTCCGGTTAAACTTGGTAAAACCCGTAAATAGTTTACCTTCCTTAGGGTTAACTGTAAATTCCAGCAATTtgccattttatattttttcctttttgtttcatGTCCTTCAAAGATTGACCGATAAGGAGGGTGGGCATTGGAGGTGATGTCCCACTGACGGTGACTAAAAACAACCAATCATAGAAGAACAGGATGTATGATGGGTAGGTGATAGacatagaagaagaagataaagtgAAAAGTGAATAGTTCACATAGTTGACAAACTTGTCTTAAAAGCAAAAGCAAagtctatatataataattattattattattataataattattatatatagagatatCATATagtctttcaattttttttttaaatgatgttttgattttacagaattttagatgattttaaaaacattctgaATCACTTCTGAAATGATAGATTTGGATTGAAGATattttaactaataaatttCACTAAAACATGTCTACAAGTTCGATTTGCAAAGTAAatatgatgtgagtaatagtTTCAATGTTATGGTTTGGCTCTTTTTTATGCAGATGATCTAAATTTGAAGACAAATTCTTTTCAAGAGGGATGGGATTATGTATTCCTGATCGAACCGAATGATAATACAAACATGGTCAAGTCCAAATTGTCAACTGATGACAAACCAAA encodes:
- the LOC125606949 gene encoding uncharacterized protein LOC125606949, with the protein product MSQTKIGIQHNSGLVGSELDWSVKKIKSGSYVCWFGLKKKKKVNPDSPRAPLPPDHPTYSSSCSSSSTLPLLHSSSTPPPLLSLSASRTLPDTMSNHVRDIPGSPKESYKMLYSYLYMLEQVNPGTKTCLKLDDRSKFEYLFIALGACIEGFAVMRKVIAVEGIRLKNGGVLVFAKAQDPNGQSYPLAFAVVDGENLASWTWFFEMLKSVIPDSSELVFISTLHQSLIFAIGNVFPQAHHGHCLWHLKEKVKLHACNVNKNIVGQKLMELGRYYTVDDFNSAYDSFKIRCPAAYKYVEECGIEKDKWARVFFPRDRYNLDTSNTLGSMKNVFKEATRWALIPMLDCIIRKFSDWFTQRKDVVSRSMNTRLVPRVENYLHDLWAVAHKLPVRELDSYELKYEITDTAGKVFWATLVGKTCTCKVWDYEKFPCLHGLAAYIYFARNVDGRRLDIHELCSKYYWTEMWHLAYSRTLNVVPDMASWNVPDQIKEVKIIPPYRIKRQGRKRV